One segment of Solanum lycopersicum chromosome 1, SLM_r2.1 DNA contains the following:
- the LOC101255246 gene encoding zinc-finger homeodomain protein 4, whose translation MELPSQDHEDMPIPINSTYGHLIHHDPTPPNNTNHIIPPSMNGPPIDAPPVATAADHHVPFKKIVRYKECLKNHAASMGGNATDGCGEFMPSGEEGTIEALICSACNCHRNFHRKEVEGDQQQLASSCDCFHHVNNRVLGGGSTKKVYLGHNHHKTSLGPEPFGTIIPTRPPHHQMIMSYNMGSLPNSESEEHDIQDHHHIGGIMGMARPLHHVKKRFRTKFTQEQKDKMLNFAEKVGWKIQKQEEGVVQQFCQEVGVKRRVLKVWMHNNKHSLAKKNITTNIPNENQLP comes from the exons ATGGAACTTCCAAGTCAAGATCATGAGGATATGCCAATACCAATTAACAGCACATATGGACATTTGATACATCATGATCCTACACCACCCAACAATACCAATCACATTATACCACCTTCTATGAATGGTCCTCCAATTGATGCACCACCAGTAGCAACTGCAGCAGATCATCATGTACCTTTCAAGAAAATAGTCAG GTACAAAGAGTGTCTAAAGAACCATGCAGCATCTATGGGTGGTAATGCAACAGATGGATGTGGAGAATTTATGCCAAGTGGTGAAGAAGGTACAATTGAAGCTTTGATTTGTTCAGCTTGCAATTGTCATAGGAATTTCCATAGAAAAGAAGTAGAAGGTGATCAACAACAATTAGCATcttcttgtgattgttttcatcatGTGAACAATAGAGTATTAGGAGGAGGATCAACAAAAAAAGTGTATTTAGGACATAACCATCACAAAACAAGCTTAGGTCCTGAACCATTTGGTACAATAATCCCAACAAGGCCACCACATCATCAAATGATAATGTCATATAACATGGGCTCACTTCCAAATTCTGAATCAGAAGAACATGATATTCAAGATCATCATCATATTGGTGGGATTATGGGTATGGCTAGACCCTTACATCATGTCAAAAAGAGATTTAGGACTAAATTTACTCAAGAACAAAAGGATAAAATGCTCAATTTTGCTGAAAAAGTTGGAtggaaaatacaaaaacaagaaGAAGGGGTTGTGCAACAATTCTGTCAAGAAGTTGGAGTTAAAAGAAGAGTGCTTAAAGTTTGGATGCATAACAATAAGCATAGCCTTGCCAAGAAAAATATTACTACTAATATTCCTAATGAAAATCAACTTCCatga